Proteins co-encoded in one Nicotiana sylvestris chromosome 7, ASM39365v2, whole genome shotgun sequence genomic window:
- the LOC104219934 gene encoding uncharacterized protein — MFAKGDLISVAQRHRKFGNFTDASGLQANMSKSAIYFGGVPDPLRHDIQQLLGYGQGELPFRYLGISLATWKPKMVEWQPLISKITTRVASYVAKKLSYVGQVQLVKSVLFGVQSYWAQMFIIPVKVMKAIEAYCISYI, encoded by the coding sequence ATGTTTGCTAAAGGAGATCTAATTTCTGTAGCTCAACGGCACAGAAAGTTTGGTAACTTCACAGATGCTTCAGGTTTACAAGCTAACATGTCAAAGAGTGCTATATATTTTGGTGGAGTACCAGATCCTCTCAGACATGATATTCAGCAACTGCTGGGATATGGACAAGGGGAATTACCTTTTAGGTATTTAGGGATCTCACTGGCTACATGGAAGCCGAAGATGGTAGAATGGCAACCATTAATATCCAAGATCACTACAAGGGTGGCTTCATATGTAGCAAAGAAGTTGTCATATGTTGGTCAAGTCCAGTTGGTGAAGTCAGTTCTGTTTGGAGTTCAATCCTACTGGGCCCAAATGTTCATAATACCGGTCAAAGTGATGAAGGCCATAGAAGCTTACTGCATAAGTTATATTTAG
- the LOC138873186 gene encoding uncharacterized protein produces the protein MCVPKSAGGLNLTNLKIWNKAAIVKTCWELYSKKDTMWIKWIHGYYIKRKQLANMPIPQQASWMVRKIFKEELSNVEHKSLETRSIIRTIYLKMIGDLPKVTWKNLMCGNAARPKAVFITWLQFQDRLLTATRLKSWGIQIDTSYQMCKLAEEFKDHLFVECEVSRRVWSKLIAWIQTDWPSMMTWGQQRSWIEQRTRRQTKQAKILKLKVKTSDAIAREIAYTCRVRVAENLKMTLQNFRFPR, from the exons ATGTGTGTGCCAAAGTCAGCTGGAGGACTTAACCTCACAAATTTGAAGATCTGGAACAAAGCAGCTATAGTTAAAACTTGTTGGGAATTATATAGTAAGAAAGATACCATGTGGATCAAATGGATACATGGGTATTATATAAAAAGGAAGCAATTAGCAAATATGCCTATACCCCAACAAGCAAGTTGGATGGTAAGGAAAATATTCAAGGAGGAATTGAGCAATGTGGAACATAAATCACTAGAGACCAGGAGCATAATTAGGACCATCTACCTGAAAATGATAGGAGATCTACCAAAAGTCACCTGGAAGAACCTAATGTGTGGGAATGCAGCAAGACCAAAAGCAGTTTTCATAACATGGCTTCAATTTCAAGACAGATTACTCACAGCTACAAGACTAAAAAGCTGGGGTATACAGATAGATACAAGTTATCAAATGTGCAAACTAGCAGAGGAATTCAAAGACCATTTATTTGTTGAATGCGAAGTTAGCAGAAGAGTGTGGAGTAAACTAATAGCATGGATACAAACTGATTGGCCATCAATGATGACATGGGGACAACAGCGGAGCTGGATAGAGCAGAGAACAAGAAGACAAACAAAGCAAGCAAAAATACTAAAGCTG AAAGTGAAAACTAGTGATGCTATAGCTAGAGAAATAGCATATACCTGTCGTGTTCGTGTTGCTGAGAATCTTAAGATGACTTTACAGAATTTCAGATTTCCTAGATAA